In a genomic window of Staphylococcus taiwanensis:
- a CDS encoding HAD family hydrolase, with protein sequence MDLSHIKAVVFDLEGTLLDRTKSRDKFIEEQYERFHDYFVHVQLADFKRKFIELDDDEDNDKPDLYKAIIKQFHIDRLTWKDLFNDFEMHFYRYVFPYYDTLYTLEKLSQSNYILGVIANGKSKIKQFRLHSLGIGHVINYLSTSETVGYRKPHPKIFEDMIDQIGAKPEEIMYVGDDALNDVAPARAMGMVSVWFKHDDAEIEPLEEEVDFIITTSEELLSILPITMTQEGDS encoded by the coding sequence ATGGACTTAAGTCATATAAAAGCAGTGGTATTTGATTTAGAGGGTACATTATTAGATCGAACTAAGTCTAGAGATAAATTTATTGAAGAACAATATGAACGATTTCATGATTATTTCGTCCATGTTCAGTTAGCTGATTTCAAGCGTAAATTTATAGAATTAGATGATGACGAAGATAATGATAAACCTGATTTATACAAAGCGATAATTAAGCAATTTCATATAGATCGATTAACTTGGAAAGATCTATTCAATGATTTTGAAATGCACTTTTACCGTTACGTCTTTCCATACTACGATACGCTTTATACTCTGGAAAAGTTATCTCAAAGCAATTACATATTAGGGGTTATTGCTAACGGTAAATCAAAAATAAAACAATTTCGTTTACATTCCTTAGGTATTGGGCATGTGATTAACTATCTTTCTACTTCTGAAACGGTAGGATACCGTAAACCACATCCTAAAATATTTGAAGATATGATTGATCAAATTGGCGCAAAACCTGAAGAAATCATGTATGTCGGCGATGATGCTTTAAATGATGTTGCACCGGCACGTGCTATGGGTATGGTAAGCGTATGGTTTAAACATGATGATGCTGAAATTGAACCTTTAGAAGAAGAGGTTGATTTTATTATTACAACCAGTGAAGAATTATTATCTATCTTGCCAATAACGATGACACAGGAAGGAGATTCATAA
- a CDS encoding DUF2922 domain-containing protein, whose protein sequence is MTKSLELTFKTNLNKTAKLQFPQIEAPVSEATAKAAMENIINLNIFKPTSGTPIKAASAKMIDVTSTTIFEAK, encoded by the coding sequence ATGACAAAATCATTAGAACTTACATTTAAAACAAATTTAAACAAAACTGCTAAATTGCAATTCCCACAAATCGAGGCGCCAGTTTCAGAAGCAACTGCCAAAGCTGCTATGGAAAATATTATTAATTTAAATATTTTTAAACCCACTTCTGGCACACCAATTAAAGCTGCATCAGCTAAAATGATTGATGTAACAAGTACAACAATTTTCGAAGCAAAATAA
- a CDS encoding transcriptional regulator, translating into MAISKINDCFELLAMITYADKLKSIIKKEFSISFEEFAVLTYISQSKEDEYYLKDIINHLNYKQPQVVKAVKNLSQEDYFDKKRNEHDERTVLILVNGTQRKKIDELLSRVNTRIEEANKETDL; encoded by the coding sequence ATGGCTATTTCAAAAATTAACGATTGTTTCGAATTATTAGCTATGATTACGTACGCAGATAAATTAAAAAGTATTATTAAAAAAGAATTTTCAATTAGTTTTGAAGAATTCGCAGTATTAACATATATTAGTCAAAGTAAAGAGGACGAATATTATTTAAAAGATATTATTAACCACTTAAACTACAAACAACCACAAGTAGTAAAAGCAGTTAAAAATTTATCTCAAGAAGACTATTTCGATAAAAAACGTAACGAACATGATGAAAGAACAGTATTGATTCTTGTAAATGGAACGCAACGTAAAAAAATCGATGAATTATTAAGTAGAGTAAATACGCGTATTGAAGAAGCTAATAAAGAAACAGATTTATAA
- a CDS encoding iron ABC transporter permease translates to MTGKIYISFLIWIISLCCVIALSLLWDLGSLSDTFNQTILYKVRLPRTIEALLTGAILTLTGYMFQTVLNNPLADSFTLGLASGATFGSGFAIFLGLSFMWVPLFSIVFSISTLIIVLVIAAIVSKGYPVKMLVVTGLMIGALFNALLYILVLIKPNKMNQIANYFFGGFAAAETREVIYIGLIAIPAMILLFCMISAIKLLQLGELKSQSLGLNVQRVTFIVLTLASIMTAVAVAYIGVIGFIGMIVPQLVRRYYWRYTLGLQMMLNILIGATVMILADWIGSIVINPVQIPASIILALIGIPALFYILLKQSNANRQ, encoded by the coding sequence ATGACTGGAAAAATATATATATCATTTTTAATATGGATTATAAGTTTATGCTGCGTTATTGCATTAAGCTTATTATGGGATTTAGGCAGTTTATCTGACACGTTTAATCAAACCATCCTATATAAAGTAAGGTTACCGAGAACGATTGAGGCGCTTTTAACAGGTGCCATTCTAACGTTAACAGGATATATGTTCCAAACAGTTTTAAATAATCCATTAGCTGATAGTTTTACATTAGGATTAGCGAGTGGTGCGACGTTTGGTTCGGGATTTGCTATATTCTTAGGATTATCATTTATGTGGGTTCCTTTATTTTCAATCGTATTTAGCATTTCTACGTTAATCATCGTATTAGTGATCGCAGCAATTGTATCAAAAGGTTATCCAGTTAAAATGCTCGTTGTAACTGGTCTGATGATTGGGGCATTATTTAATGCGTTACTATATATTTTAGTATTAATCAAACCAAATAAAATGAATCAAATTGCTAATTACTTTTTCGGTGGTTTTGCAGCAGCTGAAACAAGAGAAGTCATTTATATCGGACTTATCGCTATACCAGCGATGATCTTACTATTTTGTATGATTTCAGCTATTAAGCTTTTACAGTTAGGTGAATTAAAAAGTCAGTCATTAGGACTCAATGTCCAACGTGTCACGTTTATTGTATTGACATTAGCATCCATTATGACTGCTGTGGCAGTCGCGTATATTGGTGTTATAGGATTTATTGGAATGATTGTGCCACAACTAGTCCGACGTTACTATTGGCGGTATACGCTCGGGTTGCAAATGATGTTAAATATATTAATCGGTGCAACGGTTATGATACTGGCTGATTGGATAGGTAGCATCGTAATTAATCCGGTTCAAATACCTGCTAGTATTATATTAGCTTTGATAGGTATTCCAGCACTGTTTTATATTTTACTAAAGCAATCAAATGCTAATAGACAATAA
- a CDS encoding ABC transporter substrate-binding protein, producing the protein MLNRKVWFVLIALMLVLAACGQSGQNNQGDKHNDSNKTTKQSASKNSPSYKRIVSLIPSNTEILYRLGLGKDIVGVSTVDDYPKNVKKGKKQFDAMNLNKESLLKAKPDLILAHESQKGSAKKVLDSLEKSGVKVVFVKDAQSLNQTYDTFKQIGKVTGREKEAADLVDETKKNVDKVIKSVPRHHKSQSVFMEVSSKPEIYTAGKDTFFNDMLNKLDAKNSFSNIEGWKAVDKESIIKKNPDILISTEGISKADYYKILKKRDGFKQINAIKNERVETVNGDEISRPGPRIDEGLKELRDAIYKR; encoded by the coding sequence ATGCTAAATAGAAAGGTATGGTTTGTACTTATCGCATTAATGCTAGTATTAGCAGCGTGTGGACAAAGTGGGCAAAATAATCAAGGGGATAAACATAACGACTCGAATAAAACAACGAAACAGTCAGCATCTAAAAACAGCCCCTCATATAAACGAATTGTGTCATTAATACCAAGTAATACGGAAATCCTCTATAGATTAGGATTAGGAAAAGACATTGTAGGTGTTTCGACAGTGGATGATTATCCTAAAAATGTTAAAAAAGGGAAAAAGCAATTCGATGCAATGAATTTAAATAAAGAATCTTTATTAAAGGCGAAACCGGACTTAATATTGGCTCATGAATCACAAAAAGGATCTGCCAAGAAAGTGCTAGACAGTTTGGAAAAAAGTGGCGTAAAGGTTGTGTTTGTGAAAGACGCACAATCGCTTAACCAAACATATGACACATTTAAACAAATTGGGAAAGTAACTGGACGCGAAAAAGAAGCAGCTGACTTGGTTGATGAAACGAAGAAAAATGTTGATAAGGTCATTAAATCTGTACCAAGACACCATAAATCACAATCAGTATTTATGGAAGTATCATCTAAACCAGAAATTTATACAGCAGGTAAAGATACATTCTTCAATGATATGTTAAATAAATTGGATGCTAAAAATAGCTTTTCAAATATAGAAGGTTGGAAAGCAGTTGATAAAGAAAGTATTATCAAGAAAAATCCTGATATATTAATTTCAACTGAAGGTATATCTAAAGCAGACTACTATAAGATTCTAAAAAAACGAGATGGTTTCAAGCAAATCAATGCAATAAAAAATGAACGTGTTGAAACTGTCAACGGCGATGAAATTTCACGACCAGGTCCTCGCATTGACGAAGGATTAAAAGAATTGCGAGATGCGATTTATAAACGCTAA
- a CDS encoding DUF805 domain-containing protein has protein sequence MIEAYQLFWKNYLNVKDRTRRRHYWFALLCNIIVLIIISLICDLFIKLFSSTELFFNVLYTVIDLIVLIGVFTMSVRRFHDTGRTMTIPLILLIFMLIQEVANIIDHNETVSIDHFFSGVMAIIAAIILIIFSVALLALLIIAVIYCATDSEKGTNQYGPNPKGE, from the coding sequence ATGATTGAAGCGTATCAATTGTTTTGGAAGAACTATTTAAATGTAAAAGATCGGACACGTCGCCGACATTATTGGTTTGCTTTATTATGCAATATTATCGTGTTAATCATTATTAGTTTAATATGCGATTTGTTTATTAAATTATTTAGTAGCACAGAACTGTTTTTCAATGTACTTTATACGGTTATTGATTTAATTGTATTAATCGGGGTATTTACGATGTCTGTGCGTCGTTTTCACGATACTGGTCGCACTATGACAATACCACTTATTCTATTGATATTTATGTTAATTCAAGAAGTCGCGAATATTATTGATCATAATGAAACTGTATCAATTGATCATTTCTTCAGTGGTGTCATGGCAATCATCGCAGCTATTATTTTAATTATATTTTCTGTTGCTTTATTGGCATTATTGATTATCGCTGTTATATATTGCGCCACTGATAGTGAAAAAGGCACAAATCAATATGGGCCTAATCCGAAAGGCGAATAA
- a CDS encoding alpha/beta hydrolase gives MDLFTQANGLSIHYDTMGEGYPVVLVHTAYENASIFQNVSKELAKTFQVVLIDLRGHGYSDKPRHIKFNEFANDIILLLDYLYIDEAAFIGHELGATIIANLAERYPKYVSSLIMVDPTSIEGELPEERLFRKYSHKIRNWNDEKQDKFLEKHRFYKPRKVNKFLKHVEDTNAISTKEETQAVEDVFKQEGIAKAFEHVTKPTFIIAGEHGERIATIESKEVADLISEAQFDVYAQSSLYPFEEEKNKFIEDVTPFIKKYMPKH, from the coding sequence ATGGATTTATTTACTCAAGCAAATGGTTTATCGATACATTATGATACGATGGGAGAAGGTTACCCAGTTGTTTTGGTGCATACGGCGTATGAAAATGCCTCAATTTTTCAAAATGTATCCAAAGAATTAGCAAAGACCTTTCAAGTCGTCTTAATAGATTTAAGAGGGCATGGTTACTCGGATAAACCAAGACATATTAAATTTAATGAATTTGCGAATGATATTATTCTATTACTAGATTATTTATATATAGACGAAGCAGCATTTATTGGTCATGAATTAGGAGCAACAATTATTGCAAATTTAGCAGAACGCTATCCTAAATATGTTTCTTCATTAATCATGGTAGACCCAACTTCAATAGAAGGAGAATTACCAGAAGAACGTTTGTTTAGAAAATACTCTCATAAAATTCGAAACTGGAATGATGAGAAACAAGACAAGTTCTTAGAAAAACATCGATTTTATAAACCAAGAAAAGTGAATAAGTTCTTAAAGCATGTTGAAGATACGAATGCTATTTCTACAAAAGAAGAAACGCAAGCTGTTGAAGATGTCTTTAAACAAGAAGGCATTGCAAAAGCATTTGAACATGTGACTAAGCCAACGTTCATTATTGCGGGAGAACATGGGGAACGTATTGCTACAATTGAGTCTAAAGAAGTTGCTGATTTGATTAGTGAGGCACAATTTGATGTGTACGCTCAATCAAGCTTATATCCTTTTGAAGAAGAGAAAAACAAATTTATTGAGGATGTTACACCGTTTATCAAAAAATATATGCCTAAACATTAG
- a CDS encoding alpha/beta hydrolase produces the protein MKKIETLDHTKIAYQDNGNGIPIILIHGLDGNSAAFDLLNRQLQQQYRVIAYDTRGHGKSTRPNSYGLADHIKDLYILIDKLNLGQAHILGHDMGGIIAKSFAEKYEDKVLSLTIISSKAEDIVHGFTKLMIEHQDEIAGFNKSEALLLLFPYIYKEREEAMKWFQRQRLYSKQNSEDSAIASRALLDTFNANREFTNYVKVPTLIINGRYDPIIDNKEYYKLEERFENVEKVLFEDSGHAPYVEEADKFLDIYLNFLENVERITQHKI, from the coding sequence GTGAAGAAGATTGAAACATTAGACCATACCAAGATAGCGTATCAAGATAACGGAAATGGCATTCCAATTATCTTAATTCATGGCTTAGATGGTAATTCCGCTGCCTTTGATTTATTAAATAGGCAACTACAACAACAATATAGAGTTATTGCATACGATACAAGAGGACATGGGAAATCGACTCGTCCCAATTCGTATGGTTTAGCCGATCACATTAAAGATTTATACATTTTAATAGATAAATTAAATTTAGGGCAAGCGCATATTTTAGGCCATGATATGGGAGGCATTATTGCTAAATCGTTTGCCGAAAAATATGAAGATAAAGTGCTATCTTTAACAATCATTTCTTCAAAAGCTGAGGATATTGTTCATGGTTTTACAAAATTAATGATTGAGCACCAAGATGAGATAGCAGGTTTTAATAAATCCGAAGCGTTACTACTACTATTCCCTTACATTTATAAAGAACGTGAAGAAGCAATGAAATGGTTTCAACGACAACGTTTGTATAGTAAACAAAATTCGGAAGATAGTGCGATAGCTAGTAGAGCACTTCTAGATACTTTTAATGCTAATCGAGAATTTACGAATTATGTTAAAGTTCCTACACTTATTATTAATGGGCGTTATGATCCAATTATTGATAATAAAGAGTACTACAAATTAGAAGAACGTTTTGAAAATGTGGAAAAAGTCTTATTTGAAGATTCAGGTCACGCCCCATATGTAGAAGAAGCTGACAAATTTTTAGATATATATTTAAATTTCTTAGAAAATGTAGAACGTATTACTCAACATAAAATATAA
- a CDS encoding efflux RND transporter periplasmic adaptor subunit — protein MKKFFTPLTLLISVLTLLVISFSYYIYLKIPSNPDISKLETIKAKPLYSLSFIGVQQPQQSFTVYFNPNLGNVSKIFVKNDETITPQTPLLEYYNPSIEKNIVSKKKALSTLLNHSPKQNTIQQLNLVNQISNLQNHLHTQITSPIQGKISLLEPFPSKRNTKIMQINSNKYIIRANITESQLAHIKVNQDVNVTFNHSKLFTAKILSISSVPFSVEKGESIYHVDISTQDHYQIGRHFDIDVGTSEFKLPDNVIYEKYYVLVTQNNKIIKRKINYTKSHQNGYIMVSSGLNIGDKVILHPSSSLLHSDK, from the coding sequence TTGAAAAAATTTTTTACTCCTTTAACACTTTTAATAAGTGTACTAACTCTTCTTGTAATCTCTTTTAGCTACTACATTTATCTAAAGATTCCTTCCAATCCTGATATTTCTAAACTTGAGACAATTAAAGCTAAACCTCTGTATTCTCTCTCATTTATAGGTGTTCAACAGCCTCAACAAAGTTTTACAGTATATTTCAATCCAAATCTCGGCAATGTTTCTAAGATTTTCGTTAAAAATGATGAAACAATCACACCACAAACACCACTACTTGAATATTATAATCCTTCTATTGAAAAGAATATTGTATCTAAAAAGAAAGCATTATCAACACTACTTAATCATTCCCCTAAACAAAATACTATCCAACAATTGAATTTAGTAAATCAAATTTCAAACCTACAAAACCATCTTCATACACAAATAACCTCACCGATTCAAGGCAAAATTTCCTTATTAGAACCGTTCCCATCAAAAAGAAATACAAAAATAATGCAAATTAATAGCAACAAATATATTATTCGTGCTAATATAACTGAATCGCAACTAGCGCATATTAAAGTGAATCAAGACGTCAATGTTACATTCAATCATTCGAAATTGTTCACTGCAAAGATTCTATCTATTTCTTCTGTACCCTTTTCAGTAGAAAAAGGGGAATCAATCTATCACGTCGATATTTCCACACAAGATCATTATCAAATTGGACGACATTTTGATATCGATGTAGGTACATCTGAATTTAAATTGCCAGATAATGTAATTTATGAAAAATATTATGTTTTAGTTACACAAAATAACAAAATTATTAAAAGAAAAATAAACTATACAAAAAGTCATCAAAATGGGTATATTATGGTATCCAGTGGTTTAAATATTGGGGATAAAGTGATCCTACATCCATCATCATCACTTTTACACAGCGATAAGTGA
- a CDS encoding DMT family transporter yields the protein MIFLFILGIVAGMMVPIQTSINSRLGRYTESSFYASTISFFVGTLFLLLLNVIFNTKMFTGDFYSGHSVDYHWWVGGLLGVCFLTGNLLLLPRLGAALTVVMTVAGQIIMGVVIDTFGLLGASQHHFTLLKAIGIIILFFGILLMNYIPKNKLEEKANSLFYLWLLIGFVFGFAPPLQTTINSGLSQQMHSSLFASLVSFTVGTIALFILTLIFNRSLKIKSEQPNIGKIKPVHFIGGILGVVFVTSNIILMPFLGAALTTIIAMLGQMLMGVIIDHFGLGVQKNPITLRKSCGLIAIAIGIILLRLF from the coding sequence GTGATATTTTTATTTATACTTGGCATTGTTGCAGGTATGATGGTTCCAATTCAAACTTCCATCAATTCTCGCTTAGGTAGATATACTGAATCTTCATTTTATGCATCAACGATTTCATTTTTTGTAGGAACACTATTTTTACTCCTTTTAAATGTTATCTTCAATACTAAAATGTTTACAGGTGACTTTTATAGTGGTCATTCTGTAGATTATCATTGGTGGGTAGGTGGATTACTAGGCGTTTGTTTCTTAACAGGAAACTTATTATTACTACCTCGTTTAGGTGCTGCATTAACTGTAGTTATGACCGTTGCTGGTCAAATTATCATGGGTGTCGTCATTGATACTTTTGGTTTATTAGGTGCAAGTCAGCATCATTTCACATTACTTAAAGCAATTGGTATTATCATCCTGTTCTTTGGAATATTATTAATGAATTATATACCTAAGAATAAACTGGAAGAGAAAGCAAACTCATTATTTTATTTATGGCTTTTAATAGGATTTGTATTCGGTTTTGCGCCACCTTTACAAACAACGATTAATAGCGGTCTGTCACAACAAATGCATTCTTCACTATTTGCATCTTTAGTTTCTTTCACTGTTGGTACAATCGCATTATTCATTTTGACATTAATATTTAATAGAAGTTTGAAAATAAAATCTGAACAACCAAATATTGGTAAGATTAAACCCGTACATTTTATCGGTGGTATTTTAGGCGTAGTCTTTGTAACATCTAATATTATTCTTATGCCCTTTTTAGGTGCTGCATTAACAACGATCATAGCAATGCTAGGACAAATGCTCATGGGTGTTATTATTGACCATTTTGGTTTAGGCGTGCAGAAAAACCCAATCACACTGCGTAAATCATGTGGATTAATAGCCATTGCAATAGGCATCATATTACTGCGCCTATTTTAA
- a CDS encoding tyrosine-type recombinase/integrase, with protein sequence MNQVEPIRNKEDVKKMYNVLKEKSERDYLFFKLAIHTGIRLMDLINLKVRDVKMNDREDIKASWIQPCAPSIKIMLPADLRMELNQFIEDYKLMNDQLLFQSLRTHSALSRQQAYRIIHHAAEELGLNHIGLTTLRKTFAYHAYKSGISIAIIQKYLGHQTTHETVKFIGLSQKEEHHTIIALNL encoded by the coding sequence ATGAATCAAGTTGAACCAATTAGAAATAAAGAAGATGTTAAAAAGATGTATAACGTATTAAAAGAAAAGTCTGAGAGAGATTATCTTTTCTTTAAATTAGCAATACATACAGGTATACGTTTGATGGATTTAATCAATTTAAAAGTTAGAGACGTGAAAATGAATGATAGAGAGGATATTAAAGCTTCTTGGATACAGCCATGTGCACCTTCTATAAAGATTATGTTACCTGCTGATTTGAGAATGGAATTAAATCAATTTATTGAAGATTATAAACTCATGAATGATCAATTGCTTTTCCAATCTTTAAGAACGCATAGTGCTTTATCAAGACAACAAGCATATCGAATTATTCATCATGCAGCTGAAGAATTAGGTTTAAATCATATCGGTTTAACGACCTTACGTAAGACATTTGCATATCATGCCTATAAATCGGGTATTTCTATTGCAATCATACAAAAATATTTGGGGCATCAGACTACACATGAAACGGTTAAGTTTATTGGTTTGTCTCAAAAGGAAGAACACCATACTATTATCGCTTTGAATTTATAA